A single window of Nicotiana tomentosiformis chromosome 1, ASM39032v3, whole genome shotgun sequence DNA harbors:
- the LOC104089466 gene encoding tetraspanin-20-like: protein MGTPCCQGLVAFLLKFLNFLQTFIGVSIIIYSAYMLNHWQHHNNFPPPNLDSESSNFGSIMLNKHSLPTPWFLYAFMGIGVILCCITCIGHVGAEAVNGCFLCFYSLLMTAFVLVEISLVVFIALDRQWEKDLPRDPTGELHNVRTFIEQNMDVCKWIGIAVIIIQASSLLLAIVLRALVSDHRINHDFEGDYDVIGRTREPLLDPRLSQTSGLAKADARVGHSDIWSSRMREKYHLDGEARHHIPNQNPS from the exons ATGGGAACGCCGTGTTGTCAAGGCTTGGTAGCATTTCTGCTGAAATTCCTCAATTTCTTACAAACCTTCATAGGTGTCtccattattatttactctgctTATATGCTTAACCATTGGCAACACCACAATAATTTCCCTCCTCCTAATCTTGACTCTGAATCCTCCAATTTCGGCTCAATTATGTTGAATAAACATTCGCTTCCAACTCCATG GTTTTTATATGCATTCATGGGAATTGGTGTAATCTTATGTTGTATCACTTGTATTGGGCATGTTGGTGCTGAAGCTGTTAATGGATGTTTCCTTTGCTTT TACTCTCTGCTTATGACGGCTTTTGTGCTCGTGGAAATAAGTCTGGTTGTATTTATTGCACTTGATCGTCAATGGGAGAAG GATCTTCCAAGGGATCCAACTGGAGAACTACACAACGTGCGCACCTTTATTGAACAAAATATGGATGTTTGCAAGTGGATTGGCATTGCTGTCATTATAATTCAG GCATCCTCCTTACTTCTCGCAATTGTTCTCAGAGCTTTGGTTAGTGATCATAGAATAAACCATGATTTTGAGGGAGATTATGATGTTATTGGAAGGACAAGGGAGCCATTGCTTGATCCACGTTTAAGCCAAACATCTGGTTTAGCTAAAGCAGATGCGAGGGTTGGCCATTCTGACATCTGGAGTTCACGGATGAGGGAAAAG